One genomic segment of Burkholderia pyrrocinia includes these proteins:
- a CDS encoding capsular polysaccharide biosynthesis protein, translating into MTPEIRSFDPSATARGKRMVGWLTGKSPFVWIDSWLGVALARTSASIGRTVYPVCPGPVFVRHATHAPPLSWFCIPSDLVARGGLVAALERMLQGTHITDADERCRDLIHRMLDCDALHVRHRVAELPDAWHMPGGAKRIVLIDERETSHTDICTPARHRHRNFAAMADAARIAHPDADLWILRSADAGAGDWLSTRVPLPKAARVLDVAHSLRDVLRRADAVCVVGASEGMAALLAGVPVHVFGTPYYAGWGLTQDRIAMPERRARPSVFALFDAAFLQLARYLDPTRGTQGTLDTALDCIELQHAVAARYSDLGRVAGIRFQWWKRPYATPYLSAGGGTLRWIADPRDTHADEHAAIWGGRSAEGLPDGAARLRIEDGFIHSTGLGSDMSPPCSQVIDRRGLYFDASRPSDLTVILNQTTFGESELRRAAALRQEIVRLGLTKYNLGRQAPTWSIPQGRRIVLVAGQVADDASIRLGTGAIATSEALLREVRARRPHAFIIYKPHPDVLSGNRAGLVDAEHLADIVDANADLISLIDVTDELHTLSSLAGFDALMRGKEVHTYGLPFYAGWGLTHDALEQPWRERRLSLDMLTAGVLLRYAIYWDWQLSLFTTPEAIARQLAPNAARPLEKIRGNRARPLVKAIRWSRNAIRYAAWQGRQYVRDRAMR; encoded by the coding sequence ATGACGCCCGAAATCCGATCGTTCGACCCGAGCGCAACCGCACGCGGCAAGCGCATGGTCGGCTGGCTGACCGGAAAGTCGCCGTTCGTCTGGATCGATTCATGGCTCGGCGTCGCGCTTGCCCGAACGTCTGCGTCGATCGGACGTACCGTGTACCCCGTCTGCCCCGGCCCCGTCTTCGTCCGGCACGCAACGCACGCTCCGCCTCTTTCGTGGTTCTGCATCCCGTCGGATCTGGTTGCGCGCGGCGGGCTTGTCGCGGCACTCGAACGCATGCTCCAGGGCACGCACATCACCGACGCGGACGAGCGATGCCGCGATCTGATTCACCGCATGCTCGACTGCGACGCGTTGCACGTTCGGCACCGGGTAGCCGAATTGCCCGATGCATGGCACATGCCCGGTGGTGCCAAGCGCATTGTGCTGATCGACGAACGCGAAACGTCGCACACCGACATCTGCACGCCAGCAAGACACCGCCACCGGAACTTTGCTGCGATGGCGGATGCGGCGCGCATCGCGCACCCCGATGCCGACCTGTGGATCTTGCGCTCCGCCGATGCGGGTGCTGGCGATTGGCTTTCGACTCGGGTGCCACTGCCCAAGGCTGCTCGAGTCCTCGACGTCGCGCATTCCCTTCGGGACGTACTTCGGCGTGCCGACGCCGTATGTGTCGTGGGCGCGTCTGAAGGGATGGCGGCACTTCTGGCCGGCGTCCCGGTTCACGTGTTCGGCACGCCCTATTACGCAGGCTGGGGATTGACGCAGGATCGCATCGCCATGCCGGAGCGCCGTGCGCGCCCATCCGTTTTCGCATTGTTCGATGCCGCGTTCCTGCAGCTCGCGCGCTACCTCGACCCGACACGCGGCACACAAGGCACGCTCGACACCGCGCTCGACTGCATCGAACTGCAGCACGCCGTTGCCGCCCGCTACAGCGACCTCGGTCGGGTGGCCGGCATACGCTTTCAATGGTGGAAGCGACCATACGCCACGCCGTATCTATCGGCCGGAGGCGGGACGTTACGATGGATAGCGGATCCGCGCGACACACACGCAGACGAACACGCGGCGATATGGGGTGGACGTTCAGCCGAAGGTCTGCCGGACGGCGCAGCACGCCTACGGATCGAAGACGGCTTCATCCATTCGACGGGACTCGGTTCCGACATGTCGCCGCCATGCAGCCAGGTGATCGACCGCCGCGGCCTGTATTTCGACGCGAGTCGCCCGAGCGACCTGACCGTCATTCTCAACCAGACCACGTTCGGCGAATCGGAGTTGCGACGCGCGGCAGCGCTAAGGCAGGAGATCGTGCGGCTCGGGCTCACGAAATACAATCTCGGCCGCCAGGCGCCGACCTGGAGCATCCCGCAAGGCAGGCGCATCGTGCTCGTCGCGGGCCAGGTTGCGGACGATGCGTCGATCCGCCTGGGAACAGGCGCGATAGCCACATCGGAAGCGTTGCTGCGGGAAGTGCGCGCTCGGCGGCCGCACGCATTCATCATTTACAAACCGCATCCGGACGTGCTGTCCGGCAATCGCGCCGGGCTCGTCGATGCAGAACACCTCGCGGATATCGTCGACGCGAACGCGGATCTCATTTCGCTGATCGATGTGACGGACGAATTGCATACGCTCTCGTCACTCGCCGGCTTCGACGCGTTGATGCGCGGGAAGGAAGTCCATACCTATGGCCTGCCCTTCTATGCCGGCTGGGGACTGACGCACGATGCGCTGGAGCAGCCGTGGCGCGAGCGCCGACTATCGCTCGACATGCTGACTGCAGGTGTGCTGCTGCGTTACGCCATCTATTGGGACTGGCAGCTCTCGCTGTTCACGACACCGGAGGCAATCGCCCGGCAACTCGCGCCGAATGCGGCTCGGCCACTCGAAAAAATACGCGGAAACCGCGCCCGCCCGCTCGTCAAGGCAATACGCTGGAGTCGCAACGCGATACGTTATGCCGCATGGCAAGGTCGGCAATACGTTCGCGACCGAGCGATGCGCTGA
- a CDS encoding polysaccharide biosynthesis/export family protein, whose amino-acid sequence MQSLNRSVWLAAAIGGAIGLAACGAIPTSGPSRSEINASGAGTNQVSSQGIQVVDVTDQIARQLYAGRKSTDFAAALGDNSAFQQQLGVGDVVEVSIWEAPPATLFGGGTSDAPTPSSVPTGARLTKLPTQVIDGNGNIHVPFVGAIKALGRTPSQLQAYIAARLKNIAHDPQVLVQLARNETSYVTVVGDVSSSTRMQLSARGERVLDALAAAGGVKQPINKTMIQVTRGETVALEPLETVIRDPRQNVPLKAGDVVTALFQPYSFTAFGATGKNEEINFEAQGITLAQALARAGGLQDSRSDAQGVFIFRLEDQQALKWPNQPVRTTANGKVPVIYHINLKDPDSFFVAQSFMMDNKDVLYVSNAPVAELQKVLNLVFSVAYPIVSGVQTFK is encoded by the coding sequence ATGCAGAGTTTAAATCGCAGTGTATGGTTGGCTGCTGCCATCGGCGGCGCCATTGGGTTGGCTGCCTGCGGGGCCATTCCCACGTCTGGGCCTAGTCGTTCCGAGATTAATGCCAGTGGTGCCGGCACGAATCAGGTCAGTTCGCAAGGAATCCAGGTCGTCGATGTAACCGATCAGATCGCGCGGCAACTCTATGCAGGCCGCAAAAGTACGGATTTTGCAGCAGCGTTAGGCGACAACTCGGCGTTTCAGCAACAGTTGGGCGTGGGTGACGTGGTAGAGGTGTCGATCTGGGAAGCGCCGCCCGCAACTCTGTTTGGCGGTGGTACGAGTGATGCCCCGACGCCCAGCAGTGTTCCGACTGGCGCACGGCTGACCAAGCTGCCGACGCAAGTGATCGACGGAAACGGCAATATCCATGTGCCGTTCGTCGGCGCCATAAAAGCGTTGGGTCGTACGCCAAGCCAATTGCAAGCATATATTGCGGCGCGTCTCAAGAATATCGCGCATGACCCGCAGGTTTTAGTGCAGTTGGCGCGTAACGAAACCTCGTATGTCACGGTGGTGGGAGACGTGTCGAGCAGCACGCGCATGCAGTTGAGCGCACGCGGCGAGCGCGTGCTCGACGCACTCGCCGCGGCCGGCGGCGTGAAGCAGCCGATCAACAAGACCATGATCCAGGTGACGCGTGGCGAAACCGTCGCGTTGGAGCCCCTGGAGACGGTGATACGCGATCCGCGCCAGAACGTGCCGCTCAAGGCGGGTGACGTCGTCACGGCATTGTTTCAGCCGTACAGCTTTACTGCGTTTGGCGCGACGGGCAAGAACGAGGAAATCAATTTCGAGGCGCAGGGCATTACGCTGGCGCAGGCATTGGCGCGGGCGGGCGGCTTGCAAGACTCGCGTTCAGATGCGCAGGGCGTTTTCATTTTCCGGCTGGAAGATCAGCAGGCGCTCAAGTGGCCCAACCAGCCCGTGCGAACGACGGCAAACGGCAAAGTCCCCGTCATCTACCACATCAATCTGAAAGACCCGGATTCGTTCTTCGTGGCGCAGAGCTTCATGATGGACAACAAGGACGTCCTCTACGTCTCCAATGCGCCGGTGGCAGAACTGCAGAAAGTGCTGAACCTGGTGTTCTCCGTAGCTTACCCGATCGTGTCTGGTGTTCAGACGTTCAAATAA
- the mutL gene encoding DNA mismatch repair endonuclease MutL, with protein MSDITETAAGAAPAPAPRPLRAIQPLPDQLISQIAAGEVVERPASVVKELLENAMDAGATTLRIVLEEGGVKRISITDDGCGIPPDELALALMRHATSKIRSLEELEAVATLGFRGEALASIASVAEMSITSRTADAAHAMKIDAQTGVLSPAAGSTGTTIEVRELYFNTPARRKFLKSEQTEFGHCLEMIRRAALARPDVAISVLHNGKAVEHWNATEPAQRVAKILGDSFATAHLPLDEQAGPLAVYGCAGLPTASRGRADQQYFFVNGRFVRDKLLTHAVRAAYEDVLHGDRYPSYVLFLDLPPEAVDVNVHPSKIEVRFRDSRSIHQYVFHAVQRALARHAGASPETTAGGHAAHIEPAPRGPASFLDTPLGQSHGLATGGSGFSSPSSSSSAGNTWMRQARMTQGTLPVAQPLALYDALFGRKDTGAGTPDGATSLARDSADTPGAPLPGFTASPIAATAHDEQPLGFALGQIHGIYVLAQNAHGLVIVDMHAAHERILYEQFKNALADRSVAVQALLLPVSMTATPVEIGTVEEERDTLESLGFDLAVLSPTTLAIRAVPALLKDADLQSLARAVLADLHAFGGSRVLTERQHELLGTLACHHAVRANRRLTLDEMNALLRQMEATERADQCNHGRPTWYQLTLNDLDRLFMRGQ; from the coding sequence ATGTCCGATATCACCGAAACGGCCGCGGGCGCCGCGCCCGCCCCCGCTCCGCGCCCGCTGCGCGCGATCCAGCCCCTGCCCGACCAGCTGATCAGCCAGATCGCCGCGGGCGAGGTCGTCGAACGCCCGGCGTCGGTCGTCAAGGAACTGCTCGAGAACGCGATGGACGCCGGCGCGACGACGCTGCGCATCGTGCTGGAAGAAGGCGGCGTCAAGCGCATCTCGATCACCGACGACGGCTGCGGGATTCCGCCCGACGAGCTGGCGCTCGCGCTGATGCGCCATGCCACCAGCAAGATCCGCTCGCTCGAGGAGCTCGAGGCGGTCGCGACGCTCGGGTTCCGCGGCGAAGCGCTCGCGTCGATCGCGTCGGTCGCCGAGATGTCGATCACGAGCCGGACGGCCGACGCCGCGCATGCGATGAAGATCGATGCGCAGACAGGCGTGCTGTCGCCCGCCGCCGGCTCGACCGGCACGACGATCGAGGTGCGCGAGCTGTACTTCAACACGCCAGCGCGGCGCAAGTTCCTGAAGAGCGAGCAGACCGAGTTCGGCCACTGCCTGGAAATGATCCGCCGCGCGGCGCTCGCACGGCCGGACGTCGCGATCTCGGTGCTGCACAACGGCAAGGCCGTCGAGCACTGGAATGCGACCGAGCCCGCGCAGCGCGTCGCGAAGATCCTCGGCGACAGCTTCGCGACCGCGCACCTGCCGCTCGACGAACAGGCCGGCCCGCTCGCCGTCTACGGTTGCGCAGGCCTGCCTACCGCAAGCCGCGGGCGCGCCGACCAGCAGTACTTCTTCGTCAACGGCCGCTTCGTGCGCGACAAGCTGCTGACGCACGCGGTGCGTGCGGCCTACGAGGACGTGCTGCACGGCGACCGCTACCCGTCGTACGTGCTGTTCCTCGACCTGCCGCCCGAAGCCGTCGACGTGAACGTGCATCCGTCGAAGATCGAGGTGCGCTTCCGCGATTCGCGCTCGATCCACCAGTACGTGTTCCACGCGGTCCAGCGCGCGCTCGCGCGCCACGCGGGCGCGTCGCCGGAAACCACGGCGGGCGGTCATGCCGCGCATATCGAACCCGCGCCGCGCGGGCCCGCATCGTTCCTGGACACGCCGCTCGGCCAGAGCCACGGCCTGGCCACCGGCGGCAGCGGCTTCTCGTCGCCGTCGTCGTCATCGTCGGCAGGCAACACCTGGATGCGCCAGGCGCGGATGACGCAGGGCACGCTGCCCGTCGCGCAGCCGCTCGCGCTCTATGACGCGCTGTTCGGCCGCAAGGACACCGGCGCGGGCACGCCGGACGGCGCGACGAGCCTCGCCCGCGATTCGGCCGACACGCCGGGCGCGCCGCTGCCTGGCTTCACCGCATCGCCGATCGCCGCCACCGCGCACGACGAGCAGCCGCTCGGCTTCGCGCTCGGCCAGATCCACGGCATCTACGTGCTCGCGCAGAACGCGCACGGGCTCGTGATCGTCGACATGCACGCGGCACACGAGCGGATCCTGTACGAACAGTTCAAGAACGCGCTCGCCGACCGCTCGGTCGCCGTGCAGGCGCTGCTGCTGCCGGTGTCGATGACGGCCACGCCGGTCGAGATCGGCACGGTCGAGGAGGAACGCGACACGCTCGAATCGCTCGGCTTCGATCTCGCGGTGCTGTCGCCGACGACGCTCGCGATCCGCGCGGTGCCGGCGCTGCTGAAGGATGCCGACCTGCAGTCGCTCGCGCGCGCGGTGCTCGCCGACCTGCACGCGTTCGGCGGCTCGCGCGTGCTCACCGAGCGTCAGCACGAACTGCTCGGCACGCTCGCGTGCCACCACGCGGTGCGCGCGAACCGGCGCCTGACGCTCGACGAGATGAACGCGCTGCTGCGCCAGATGGAGGCGACCGAACGCGCGGACCAGTGCAATCACGGCCGGCCGACCTGGTATCAGCTCACGCTGAACGATCTCGACCGCCTGTTCATGCGCGGCCAATGA
- the miaA gene encoding tRNA (adenosine(37)-N6)-dimethylallyltransferase MiaA gives MSAAPPSNPTTIACLLGPTASGKTAAALALAARRPIEIVSVDSALVYRDMDIGTAKPSRDERASVPHHLIDIIDPADAYSAAEFRADTLRLIGEIAARGRTPLLAGGTMLYYKALTQGLNDLPGADPDVRAKLDADAARDGWPALHARLAQVDPDTAARLAPNDSQRIQRALEIFMLSGQPMSALLAAPRRADDAAAAYRFVPVALEPSDRAVLHTRIAQRFDAMLDAGFIDEVERLRRRDDLHPDLPSMRCVGYRQAWEFLDGDTDYRTMRDKGIFATRQLCKRQLTWLRAMPERIVVDCIAPDATARALDALERVLDGRTQG, from the coding sequence ATGAGCGCGGCACCGCCCTCCAACCCGACGACGATCGCCTGCCTGCTCGGCCCCACGGCCTCGGGCAAGACGGCCGCGGCGCTGGCGCTCGCCGCGCGCCGCCCGATCGAGATCGTCAGCGTCGATTCGGCGCTCGTCTACCGCGACATGGATATCGGCACCGCAAAGCCGTCGCGCGACGAACGCGCGAGCGTGCCGCATCACCTGATCGACATCATCGACCCGGCCGACGCGTATTCGGCCGCGGAATTCCGCGCGGACACGCTGCGCCTGATCGGCGAAATCGCCGCGCGCGGCCGCACGCCGCTGCTCGCGGGCGGCACGATGCTGTACTACAAGGCGCTGACGCAGGGGCTCAACGACCTACCGGGCGCCGACCCGGATGTGCGCGCGAAGCTCGACGCCGACGCCGCGCGCGACGGCTGGCCCGCGCTGCACGCGCGGCTCGCGCAGGTCGATCCCGACACGGCCGCGCGGCTCGCGCCGAACGATTCGCAGCGGATCCAGCGTGCGCTCGAAATCTTCATGCTGAGCGGGCAGCCGATGTCGGCGCTGCTTGCCGCGCCGCGGCGCGCGGACGATGCGGCAGCCGCGTACCGCTTCGTGCCGGTCGCGCTCGAACCGTCGGATCGCGCGGTACTGCACACCCGGATCGCGCAGCGCTTCGACGCGATGCTCGACGCGGGCTTCATCGACGAAGTCGAACGGCTGCGCCGTCGCGACGATCTCCATCCCGACCTGCCGTCGATGCGCTGCGTCGGCTACCGGCAGGCGTGGGAATTCCTCGACGGCGACACCGACTACCGGACGATGCGCGACAAGGGCATCTTCGCGACGCGCCAGCTCTGCAAGCGCCAGCTCACGTGGCTGCGCGCGATGCCGGAGCGGATCGTCGTCGACTGCATCGCGCCGGACGCGACAGCCCGCGCGCTCGACGCGCTCGAACGCGTGCTCGACGGCCGCACGCAGGGCTGA
- a CDS encoding DedA family protein, producing the protein MDTLLHFVNLVLHIDAFLGDFIRQYGAWVYLVLFLIVFCETGLVVFPFLPGDSLLFIGGAFAATGEMNVGALIVLLLVAAISGNTVNYLIGRWVGPKVFNTRIPVLERFLDRAALQKTHSFYDKHGGKTIVLARFIPVVRTFAPFVAGASSMSVARFQLFNVIGALVWVLLLVLLGYFFGNIPFIRQYLNVIVLVGIGAAIVPVALGAVWKLVRGRQSDNAQKTGGR; encoded by the coding sequence TTGGATACGCTGCTTCATTTCGTCAATCTCGTCCTGCATATCGACGCATTCCTCGGCGATTTCATCCGGCAGTACGGCGCATGGGTCTATCTCGTCCTGTTCCTGATCGTGTTCTGCGAGACGGGGCTCGTCGTGTTCCCGTTCCTGCCCGGCGATTCGCTGCTGTTCATCGGCGGCGCGTTCGCGGCGACGGGCGAAATGAACGTCGGCGCGCTGATCGTGCTGCTGCTCGTCGCGGCGATCTCCGGCAACACCGTGAACTACCTGATCGGCCGCTGGGTCGGGCCGAAGGTGTTCAATACCCGTATCCCGGTGCTCGAGCGCTTCCTCGATCGTGCCGCGCTGCAGAAGACCCACTCGTTCTACGACAAGCACGGCGGCAAGACGATCGTGCTCGCGCGCTTCATCCCGGTCGTGCGTACGTTCGCGCCGTTCGTCGCGGGCGCGTCGTCGATGAGCGTCGCGCGCTTCCAGCTCTTCAACGTGATCGGCGCGCTGGTGTGGGTGCTGCTGCTCGTGCTGCTCGGCTATTTCTTCGGCAACATCCCGTTCATCCGCCAGTACCTGAACGTGATCGTGCTGGTCGGGATCGGCGCGGCGATCGTGCCGGTCGCGCTTGGTGCGGTGTGGAAGCTCGTGCGCGGGCGGCAGTCGGATAATGCGCAGAAGACGGGGGGGCGCTGA
- the tet gene encoding Tet(A)/Tet(B)/Tet(C) family tetracycline efflux MFS transporter — MNPSLIAILATVLLDAIGVGIVMPILPGLLRSLAGAGSTDTPYGVLLALYAFAQFLCAPLLGALSDRFGRRPVLLASLAGAALDYLLMALAPTLAWLYAGRLISGITGANVAVATAYVTDVTAEPDRARRFGQLGAMMGIGFIAGPLIGGLLGALHLRAPFVAAALLNALNLALVWRVLPESRPRAAREGRAVAALNPFANLRRLSGAPAVVPLIGIYVIVALVSQAPATLWILYGQEHFGWSTPIAGLSLAGYGACHALAQAFAIGPLIARLGERRALALGLAGDALGLAVIAFATAAWVPFALLPLFAAGGMTLPALQAMLARQVDDARQGELQGTLASVASLIGVAGPLVVTATYAATRATWPGLVWAAAALLYLFVPPLLAGAQPAGAPRPSA, encoded by the coding sequence TTGAATCCGTCCCTGATTGCCATCCTGGCCACGGTCCTGCTCGACGCGATCGGCGTCGGGATCGTGATGCCGATCCTGCCCGGTCTGCTGCGCTCGCTTGCCGGCGCAGGCAGCACCGACACGCCCTACGGCGTCCTGCTCGCGCTGTACGCGTTCGCGCAGTTCCTGTGCGCGCCGCTGCTCGGCGCGCTGAGCGACCGTTTCGGCCGCCGGCCCGTGCTGCTCGCGTCGCTCGCGGGCGCCGCGCTCGACTACCTGTTGATGGCGCTTGCGCCGACGCTCGCGTGGCTTTACGCGGGGCGGCTGATCTCGGGTATCACGGGTGCCAACGTTGCGGTCGCGACCGCGTACGTCACCGACGTCACGGCCGAACCCGACCGCGCACGGCGCTTCGGCCAGCTCGGCGCGATGATGGGCATCGGCTTCATCGCGGGGCCGCTGATCGGCGGGCTGCTCGGCGCGCTGCACCTGCGCGCGCCGTTCGTCGCGGCCGCGCTGCTCAATGCACTGAATCTCGCGCTCGTGTGGCGCGTGCTGCCGGAATCGCGGCCGCGTGCGGCCCGCGAAGGCCGCGCGGTCGCCGCGCTCAATCCGTTCGCGAACCTGCGCCGGCTGAGCGGCGCGCCCGCGGTCGTGCCGCTGATCGGCATCTACGTGATCGTCGCGCTGGTATCGCAGGCGCCCGCGACGCTGTGGATCCTGTACGGCCAGGAGCATTTCGGCTGGTCGACGCCGATCGCGGGGCTGTCGCTCGCGGGCTACGGCGCGTGCCATGCGCTCGCGCAGGCGTTCGCGATCGGGCCGCTGATCGCTCGGCTCGGCGAGCGCCGCGCGCTCGCGCTGGGGCTCGCGGGCGACGCGCTCGGGCTCGCGGTAATCGCGTTCGCGACGGCCGCGTGGGTGCCGTTCGCGCTGCTGCCGCTGTTCGCGGCGGGCGGCATGACGCTGCCGGCGCTACAGGCGATGCTCGCGCGGCAAGTCGACGATGCGCGCCAGGGCGAACTGCAGGGTACGCTCGCGAGCGTGGCCAGCCTGATCGGCGTGGCGGGCCCGCTGGTCGTCACCGCGACCTATGCGGCGACGCGCGCGACGTGGCCGGGGCTCGTCTGGGCCGCGGCCGCTCTGCTCTATCTGTTCGTGCCGCCGTTGCTGGCCGGCGCGCAACCGGCGGGCGCGCCGCGGCCGTCCGCTTGA
- a CDS encoding glycosyltransferase family 4 protein — translation MTKILLDVTRLATRFYDGLIPTGVDRVGLAYIRRYGDRARAVLSERGFSAVLTEKDSQKMFSLLLSSSRDRWTLRRIIASALLNRLRPARFDRAILLHTSHNGMEFTRYYHSMAQRNARSVFMVHDLIPLTHAEYCRPGVDASHRIRIHTALRHASGLISNSQATYDELANEARQASLPLPPVVVAPLAPAVEPHPPSPAPIEAPYFVMLSTIEPRKNHWFILHVWRRLVEQMGEAAPKLVVIGRRGWECENVVDMLERCATIRGAVIEESDCSDERLHAWLQHARALVFPSFAEGYGMPLVEALMLGVPVLASDLPVFHEIASDIPDYLDPLDGPGWLARIRAYARSDSTERANQIARIERFRAPTWAEHFERIDGFLESLR, via the coding sequence GTGACAAAAATACTTCTAGACGTCACTCGTCTTGCCACTCGCTTTTACGATGGCCTGATCCCCACCGGGGTAGACAGAGTTGGACTGGCCTACATCCGCCGGTATGGCGACCGCGCACGTGCAGTCCTGAGCGAACGCGGATTTTCCGCCGTTTTAACGGAAAAAGACTCGCAGAAAATGTTCTCGTTGCTGCTGTCGTCCAGCCGCGATCGATGGACGCTGCGCAGAATTATCGCTTCCGCGTTGCTAAATCGGCTTCGGCCGGCGCGATTCGATCGCGCAATTTTGTTGCATACGAGTCACAACGGAATGGAATTCACCCGTTACTATCACTCGATGGCGCAACGCAACGCCCGCTCGGTCTTCATGGTCCACGATCTCATTCCGCTGACTCACGCGGAGTACTGCCGCCCGGGCGTGGACGCATCGCATCGAATCCGCATCCATACCGCGCTACGGCATGCGAGCGGCTTGATCAGCAATTCACAGGCGACCTACGACGAACTGGCGAACGAAGCACGGCAAGCCTCGCTGCCGCTCCCGCCGGTCGTCGTCGCTCCGCTCGCACCGGCAGTGGAGCCTCATCCGCCGAGCCCGGCTCCGATCGAGGCCCCCTATTTCGTGATGCTCAGTACGATCGAGCCGCGCAAGAACCACTGGTTCATCCTGCACGTCTGGCGGCGCCTGGTCGAACAGATGGGGGAAGCCGCCCCCAAGCTCGTCGTCATCGGCCGGCGTGGCTGGGAATGCGAGAACGTCGTCGACATGCTGGAGCGCTGCGCGACGATTCGCGGTGCGGTCATCGAAGAATCGGATTGTAGCGACGAGCGGCTGCATGCATGGTTGCAGCATGCGCGAGCGCTCGTCTTCCCGTCGTTCGCCGAAGGCTACGGCATGCCGCTCGTCGAGGCGTTGATGCTGGGCGTGCCGGTGCTCGCCAGCGACTTGCCGGTCTTTCATGAGATCGCATCGGACATTCCCGATTATCTCGACCCGCTCGACGGACCGGGATGGCTCGCGAGGATTCGCGCGTACGCTCGATCGGACAGCACCGAACGAGCGAATCAGATCGCGCGGATCGAACGCTTTCGAGCGCCGACGTGGGCCGAGCACTTTGAACGCATCGACGGCTTTCTCGAATCGCTCCGGTAA
- a CDS encoding mechanosensitive ion channel family protein has product MIDLATAQQFLMTRGLDFGLNLLAAIVLWFVGRWAIHIATRLLGKVVRRSGKVDPTLTDYLTSVVGVLLTVLLILAILQIFGVQTTSFAALLAGLGLAIGTAWGGLLAHFAAGVFMQVLRPFKIGDVINAGGVTGTVKELGLFGTTIITPDNIVTIVGNNKIFSDNIANYSATSHRRVDLTAKIANGVDAVDAINRLKTSIQQIPNVLTNPAPDVGVLQFTPEGPLLFVRPSTAPENYWQVYCDTNRAILDTFRDAQYPTPETPVSHRNA; this is encoded by the coding sequence ATGATCGATCTCGCCACCGCCCAGCAATTCCTGATGACCCGCGGCCTCGACTTCGGCCTCAACCTCCTCGCAGCGATCGTATTGTGGTTCGTCGGCCGCTGGGCGATCCACATTGCGACCCGCCTGCTCGGCAAGGTCGTGCGCCGCAGCGGCAAGGTCGACCCGACGCTCACCGACTACCTGACCTCCGTCGTCGGCGTGCTGCTGACGGTCCTGCTGATCCTCGCAATCCTGCAGATCTTCGGCGTGCAGACGACCTCGTTCGCCGCACTGCTCGCCGGCCTCGGCCTCGCGATCGGCACGGCCTGGGGCGGCCTGCTCGCGCATTTCGCCGCCGGCGTGTTCATGCAGGTTCTGCGCCCGTTCAAGATCGGCGACGTGATCAACGCGGGCGGCGTCACGGGCACGGTGAAGGAGCTCGGACTGTTCGGCACGACGATCATCACGCCCGACAACATCGTGACGATCGTCGGCAACAACAAGATCTTCTCGGACAACATCGCCAACTACAGCGCGACGTCGCACCGCCGCGTCGACCTGACCGCGAAGATCGCGAACGGCGTCGACGCGGTCGACGCGATCAACCGCCTGAAAACGTCGATCCAGCAGATCCCGAACGTGTTGACCAACCCGGCGCCGGACGTCGGCGTGCTGCAGTTCACGCCGGAAGGCCCGCTGCTGTTCGTGCGCCCGTCCACGGCACCCGAGAACTACTGGCAGGTGTACTGCGACACGAACCGCGCGATCCTCGACACGTTCCGCGACGCGCAATACCCGACGCCCGAAACGCCGGTCTCGCATCGCAACGCGTAA
- the tetR gene encoding tetracycline resistance transcriptional repressor TetR, translated as MKDTGTRLTRDTVLRAALELLDEVGIDGLSTRRLAERLGVQSPTLYWHFRNKAELLDAMAEAIMLERHDASLPRPGEAWDAWLADNARSFRRALLAYRDGARLHAGTRPRALHFGSIERKVALLGEAGFAPDEAVDVMYAIGRFVVGWVLEEQAGPDGEADAPLPDAAEYPLLAKGWAALRERGGDEAFERGIALIVDGARARLAARQRG; from the coding sequence ATGAAGGACACAGGAACGCGGCTGACGCGCGATACGGTATTGCGCGCGGCACTCGAACTGCTCGACGAGGTCGGTATCGACGGGTTGTCGACACGGCGGCTCGCCGAGCGGCTCGGCGTACAGTCGCCGACGCTTTACTGGCATTTCCGGAACAAGGCCGAGCTGCTCGACGCGATGGCCGAAGCGATCATGCTCGAGCGCCACGACGCGTCGCTGCCGCGGCCGGGCGAAGCGTGGGATGCGTGGCTTGCCGACAACGCGCGCAGTTTCCGCCGCGCGCTGCTGGCCTATCGCGACGGCGCACGCCTGCATGCCGGGACGCGGCCGCGCGCGCTGCATTTCGGTTCGATCGAACGCAAGGTCGCGCTGCTCGGCGAAGCGGGCTTCGCGCCGGACGAAGCCGTCGACGTGATGTATGCGATCGGTCGCTTCGTGGTCGGATGGGTGCTGGAAGAGCAGGCGGGGCCGGACGGCGAAGCCGATGCGCCGCTGCCGGACGCGGCCGAGTATCCGCTGCTCGCGAAGGGCTGGGCCGCGCTGCGCGAACGCGGCGGCGACGAAGCGTTCGAGCGCGGCATCGCGCTGATCGTCGACGGCGCTCGTGCGCGCCTGGCAGCGCGCCAGCGCGGCTGA